The window CGTGTCTTAGCCTCTCTGCCGACCCCGATTTCGCCCCGCGGCTTGTGAAAGAAGTGCACACAAGATCAGATTAAAACTGTCACTGGAACGGGACGATCTCCTCATCGCGCGGCTAAGGTCGCGGTCTTGATCTTGCAAATTTTCCCCCTTGAAAACCAACTGGAGGGAAGCGCGATGATTGAATTCCAGGCCAAATTCAAAGAGGACCTTAAGCCGAGGCCGGTGCCGGGACTTTCGGACCGGCAGATCGACGATCATTTCGATGTAAAGTACAAAGGCTACGTGACCAAATTCAATGAGATCCAGAACAAATTGAAAGAAGCCGATAAGCAGAAGGCGAATCCCAACTACAGCGAGACGCGCGAGCTGCTCGTCGAGCGGCTCTACTGCCACAACTCGATCAAGCTCCACGAGGCCTTCTGGCAATGCCTCTCCGGCAGGAGCGATCCGCCCGACATTCTCAAACAGATGATCTCGGAGGACTTCGGCTCCTACGACAACTGGAAGCAAGAGTTCAAAGCGTGCGGCCTCTCGGCGCGGGGCTGGTCGATCTGCGGCTTCGATCTCGACAGCGGCCGGATTTTTAATGTCTTGACCGACAACCACTCCATCGGCGCGTGGAACATCATCCCGTTGATGATCCTGGACATGTACGAACATGCCTATTACATCGACTACGGCGCCTCGGTGAAAAGCTATGTCGAGGAGGGCTTTCTCCCGAACATGAGCTGGAACTTCGCCGCTCACATGTTGAACCGTTATCCCCTCGCTCAATACCGGACTTCCCTGCGGAAAGCCGCCTGAGAAGTCTCTTTTCGGATGATGGAATGCGGATGGCGGCGCGGCAAAGGCGGGGAAACAGGACCTTCTCTTCATCTTTACACGCCGCCATCCGAAATCCGAACTCCGCAATATCATTCGCCTCTCCATATTTTTATATTGACGAACAATCCCCCGGTTGTGTATCCTCAAAAGCAAGTTCATCCCTATTCATTACAAAACGGTTGAGACAGCCTGCGCCGCATCGCTCGGAAGGACGCGCAGCTTTACATCTCAGTCTCATCGTGATTCCTTGACCAAGGAGAGAAGATATGAAAAATCCGCTTGATACGATTGGTGGCACAGTGACGGCCGGTTTTGTGTTGACGTTCATTCTCTTTTTCGTTGTCAGGGCATTGGTATAACCCCTGTCGATCGGCAAGATACCTCTCTACTAACTAGGAAGGAAAAACAATGACCATTGAGCTCATTTTTAGATGGGGGCACTTTCTGGCCGGGATTATGTGGATCGGCCTCCTCTACTACTTCAACTTCATCCAAGGCGCATACATGAAAACGGCCAGTCCCGAGGGAAAGGCCGATGTTTCCAAGCACCTGGTCCCGCGCGCCCTCTGGTGGTTCCGCTGGGCGGCCGCCTTTACCTGGATCTTCGGCGCCTTGATCCTGATGGTCCGAGGCATTCTCTTTGAAGCGTTCCTCCTCCAAGGAGCGGCCGCCGTGATTGGAGTGGGCGCCTGGCTCGGCACGATCATGCTCTTTAATGTCTGGGTGATCATCTGGCCGAACCAGCAGAAGGTGCTCGGCATCGTTCAGGCGACGGCGGAAGAGAAGACCAAAGCGGCTCGGATCGCCTTCCTCGCGTCGCGCACCAACACAATGCTGTCGATCCCGATGCTCTTCTTCATGGCGAGTTCCAGCCACGCACCGGCCGGTCTCTTCTAAGAATCATCGCCTTTCATCGAGAGAGGGACCGGTCCGAGGGGAAGGGATACCGCTTTTTGGGTTCAGCTCGTCGGGCACGCCATGGAGCTTGAGCAGATGATCAGTTCTGAAACCGTTTTACCGTTATTACTTCGTTGGATTCATTTCGTCGCCGGGATCACCTGGATCGGCCTGCTCTACTACTTCAATCTCGTCCAGGTCCCCTTCATGAAAGAGACCGATGCGGCGACGAAAAGCGGGGTGGTGTTGCGGCTTGTGCCGCGCGCCCTCTGGTGGTTTCGCTGGTCTGCCTTGGTGACCGTCTTGGCGGGGATTTTATTATTAATGGTAGGGCGAATCGTCAACACGTCGATTATGATCGGCGGCACCCTCGGCCTCATCATGCTCTTCAATGTCTGGGTCCTCATCTGGCCGAATCAAAAGAAAGTCATCCAGATGACCGGCGACGCCACCGCCACCAAAACGCCGCCGCCCCCCCAGATGGCCAAACACGCCCGGATCGCCTATCTCGCCTCAAGAACGAACTTCTATCTCTCCTTCCCGATGCTCCTCTTCATGGGAATGTCGGCGCATTTTCCGCAGTTTTAGTCTTCCGTTCTAGCAAGACAGCTACTCATCCTCCTCTTCTTCGCGCGGAATACCCGACACCGTGAACGGCGTGTTGCTCGTAGCGAAGTCGGCGTTGACGACCAGATAGAGGTGCCACGCCCGGGCGATGGTCGACGGCCCGCGGAAGGTCGGGTCGGTCCTCCGCTCAAGGACCTTCCAGCGCAACCGGCCATGGCCGAGCTGGACGAATGTCAGCGTCGGCGGAGCGCCCTGAACGACGATCAATCGGCCCCGGTCGAGCAGCAGGCCGTCCCCCCCGACCAGCGGCTCGACGTCGATCGGATGGATTTTGCGGCCGTCCGGCGCCTTGTCCTTCAAGTCGATCAGGAAGAGCTTTCCGTTGTTCGACTGCACCACGATGAGCCGCTTGCCCCCTCGAAGCGAAACAATCCCGTTGAGGTTGAACGCCCCCGCTTCGTATTCAACCTCCGGCCCCATCGGAATCCCTTCCGGCAGGCCGCTCCCCGCCTCGACCTGCTCGGCCGTCACACGCCAGAGGGTGGGGCGAAACGAATCGGTGATGAAGACATCCCCCTCTTTCGTGACGACGAGATCATTGAGAAAACCGCCTCCGCCGGTCTCGAATGACGCGACAAGTTCCTTGGTCGCGATGTCATAAACCGAGAGCGTTCCGGTGTTCCCGCCGGCCACATACAATTTTCCCTTTGCGACTTTCATTCCAACCGCCGATTTGCCGCTCTCGCCGGGGATAAACTCCGTTACGGT of the Candidatus Manganitrophus noduliformans genome contains:
- a CDS encoding SMP-30/gluconolactonase/LRE family protein, with protein sequence MMRWNHAVRILVAIFTVVLLVAGGSPVFAKPGSGGGKPNGPGHDPEETVVFTLDPSTHGNPEGVAFDKRSGAFFVGAVGDGALYRGMLNDPTVTEFIPGESGKSAVGMKVAKGKLYVAGGNTGTLSVYDIATKELVASFETGGGGFLNDLVVTKEGDVFITDSFRPTLWRVTAEQVEAGSGLPEGIPMGPEVEYEAGAFNLNGIVSLRGGKRLIVVQSNNGKLFLIDLKDKAPDGRKIHPIDVEPLVGGDGLLLDRGRLIVVQGAPPTLTFVQLGHGRLRWKVLERRTDPTFRGPSTIARAWHLYLVVNADFATSNTPFTVSGIPREEEEDE
- a CDS encoding urate hydroxylase PuuD — its product is MISSETVLPLLLRWIHFVAGITWIGLLYYFNLVQVPFMKETDAATKSGVVLRLVPRALWWFRWSALVTVLAGILLLMVGRIVNTSIMIGGTLGLIMLFNVWVLIWPNQKKVIQMTGDATATKTPPPPQMAKHARIAYLASRTNFYLSFPMLLFMGMSAHFPQF
- a CDS encoding superoxide dismutase — encoded protein: MIEFQAKFKEDLKPRPVPGLSDRQIDDHFDVKYKGYVTKFNEIQNKLKEADKQKANPNYSETRELLVERLYCHNSIKLHEAFWQCLSGRSDPPDILKQMISEDFGSYDNWKQEFKACGLSARGWSICGFDLDSGRIFNVLTDNHSIGAWNIIPLMILDMYEHAYYIDYGASVKSYVEEGFLPNMSWNFAAHMLNRYPLAQYRTSLRKAA
- a CDS encoding urate hydroxylase PuuD, which gives rise to MTIELIFRWGHFLAGIMWIGLLYYFNFIQGAYMKTASPEGKADVSKHLVPRALWWFRWAAAFTWIFGALILMVRGILFEAFLLQGAAAVIGVGAWLGTIMLFNVWVIIWPNQQKVLGIVQATAEEKTKAARIAFLASRTNTMLSIPMLFFMASSSHAPAGLF